One Haemorhous mexicanus isolate bHaeMex1 chromosome 7, bHaeMex1.pri, whole genome shotgun sequence genomic window, TCAAACATAAGGAGTACAATGCACTCACTCCAGACAGCATCAGTGGCAGGATGGATTGGAGTGACTTTTCCtttgcacccccagcccagcgcTGGCACTGGGGATGAAGAGGCACTGAGGTGACCCTGAGAGGAAGTGCAAGGCACAGGGTGCAGCTGAGGAagggcagccctgtgctgggctcagaggtgaagctggcactgcccagcgtGGAGAAGGTCCTTTCTGCAGCCCCTGTTACAGGGGACCTTGGGCCTTGCTGCAGACATACGGCCGCTCATTGGAGCAGAACTCACTCCTGAATCTATTCCCGTCAGCCAGGTACGCACACTGGGAATTGCCGAGGACGGGAACCCTgtaggcaggagcagagccagcgcCGGTTGCCAGGGAGAACAccttgtgtccctgtccccccaggccctgcccggCTCCCCGGCACTCACCGGGAGCTGTAGCTGCTGCCGTCCTCCCACTGCAGGCGCTCGCCCCGTCTGCGCAGCCCGAGCCAGAAATCGCCGTTCCCGAGGAGGCGGAAGAGCAAATCCTGCCCAGGAGAGAGGAGTGGGAGCTGCCCCGGCCCCTCGGGGGGGACAcgtgcccagggctgcccccgcccgccgggactccttccctgcaaggccccggcccggggctgcagccccggcccTACGAGCACCGAGCCCGGCCCAGGAGCACCCCCAGGCTCCCCTCAGCCACCCCGCACCGCCCGCAGCCCCTCACTCACCATGGCCTCCTCATCCTCGGCAATGGCCAGGGAGGCATTGAGCTGGGAGCACCGTTCCTGAGCCTGCTCCCAGGTGCTGTAATCCCTTGAGAAGTAGTAGCAGACCCCGTTGTGCCCGACCCAGCCAGAGGGACAGCCCAGAACACACTGTGGAGTCGCAGGTGGAACTGGAacctgtggggctgcaggggaaagaggaggaggtCTGAGGAttccctctgcagggagcagggagcccgCTCTGCCCCgaggggctgggcccaggctgCTGGCCCTCCCTTACCTGACTGCACAGCCAAGGCCACCCCCAaagccagcaccagcaccaggagcagcagaatcAGCAGCGCCGCTGTGCCCACGGGATGGGACCTGAACCGTtcacctggagcaggaaagagctgctggctgccagaaGCAGAGCCGGCCCTGCAATCTGCTCAGCCCatggccagggagcagagcagggagccctgAGCCAGTGTGGCCCTCActcagctggcagccagagAGCCAAGagcctggacacagctgtggggacaggctgcagcaggagaactgCACAGCcttgggggcagctggggctctTGCTTCCAGCCACCGATggggcccagcagagcctgaagCTTCTTCCAGATCTCGGGAAGCAGCCACACACCAGTCCTGTGCTTGGGAGATGACACTGGCCCCTCCCTAGAGGCCACAGGGGTGGCCCTGCACTCACCCAGCAATCTTCTGAGGTTCCTTTTGTCTTCTTTATTGGCTGCTGATGTGCCCTGGGGACTCACGGGCTCCCGCACACTTCCATCCCTGGTGCAGGATCCATTCTCCACATCTGCACTCACTGCACGCTCACAAGTGGCATCCCCCTGCTGATGCCAAGAGGCTTCTTGCACCCCAGGCAAGTGTGGAAGCCCGGCTGCTGGTCCctcctggggatgctggggctcattcacagctccaggaatggggcaggatTCACTCTTCTCCTGCTCACAGGCGCCATCTCTCTGCCTGGAACAAACAAGCTCCTGGTTCCCGAGACATCCGGAGTGCTGGCAAAGCCTTTGGGAGCTCAGCCTCGGGTACAGCTTTACACCGGCGCTGATGGCACCCTGAAAGGGACACGATGAGAGGTCACTGCCGGTGCCGGCCCTGCGGGACCCCGAGGCTCAGGAGGGcgctgccagctctggctgcgctctcCCCGCTGCCCAGAGGTGCGGCAGCAGCTGCGGAGACAAGCGCAGCCTCCGGCAGCTCTCCGGTGCCCGCAGCCGCGgcccctggggctctgcagccgctgcagcccagctccgtGCCGGGACGGGCGCTGAGAGCGCCTGCGAGCTgccggctgctgctggcccggGGCAGCTGCGGCTCGGAGTCCGCCTGCCGAGGggcaagaagcagcagctcGGGGCTGCTTACCACTGTGCCCTGCATTCCCTGCCCCGGAGCCTTGGAGCCCGAGGACACCGAGCGCCGACACGGCCGCTggggctccctccctgcctgtgaGCACGGAgcggctcctggcacagagggcagcGCCGAGAAGCCTCGGTCCCGGAGCAGGCAGGATGCGGCGGCTTTCCGCCTGCCCTGGGCGCCTGCGGCGCTTTGGGCTCTGAGGCACGTTCAAGTTCATCCCGTGCCAGCCCAGACAAGGGTGACACGGACACCTCCCGCCCGAGCAGCGGTCCCCAGCCCGGTGCCGCACGGCCGGGAACTGTCCCGGGCACGGAGCAGCCGCCTCCGTGCTACCGAGAGCAGCCGGGATGAGCCATCGCTGCCGCGGCACCGGCTCGTCCCCGGCGATCCGGGCACGGGGGAGACGGCGGGCAGCCGCTCCCTCGGCCATCTCAGCGcagggggggacacgggggaagCCGGCACAAGGAACTCGCCAGAACCGCCCCGCCCCTCAGCGCGGCCCCCTCCGCCCGCAGCGAGCCccgagctggggcagcagcgACCGCGGGTCGCACCTGGGCTGGATTCCCCACCGAGCTCCACCGCCGGCTCGCCAGGCTTCGGGTGCCGCCGCCGCTGCGGATTGAGCCGAacgcgccgcccgccgccgctcccaTACCGGCCAGACTTAGCGGGCACTCGGGCTGGTGCCGCCGCAGCTCGGTGCTGTCGGTGTGGGAGGTTTTGGCTCAGCAGCGTGCGGCAACGATGCGAGCATTAGGGGGAGCAGCGAGCGGGGCGGCAAAGCGAGTAGCGTACCGCGGGGGCACCGACGTTCGTGTCCCGAAAAAAGCATGCTAAGAAAAAGGGCCCCACTCTGCTCGAGCCAGCGAAGAAGGGAAGCCCCGGGGAAGCCGCTTCTGGGACTCTCAGCAGTGAATTCTAGCAGAGATtcttgggctgggctgggccaggccagGTGCCCGGGGCCAGCAAAAGCGCTctgtgcctctcctgctgcccctgggcaggcaacagagcacagcaggaaagGTCGGGGGTCTCAATAAAGGCAGCCAGAGATCTCTCACCCATCATGGGCAGAACAGGCCTGGGCAAATTAATAGAATTCACTATCGAACAAATTATAGCAAGGGAATGAGTAGCCTGCCGAAACCTAAAATCGCACCTTCGCCACAATGTTCTCTCCTTCCTGGCTTCACTTGATCCCcattcccttcttccctcctccccaagcAGTGGCAaagagggctgggggctgggatgggcgGCAGTGCTGCCGCTTTGTGGTCAGAGCTCGGTACTGCAGCCCCCGAGTTAGGCCGATAATAGCCGAGTGTAGCCGAAGAGCCGATGATGGCCGAGTGTGGACCAAAACAGCCAAGTGTAGCCCAAGAACCGAATATGACCGAGTTTACACGAACCGTGCCGAGGTCAGCCCTCGAGCCAAAACAAGCCCAATTTAGCCGAGTTTAATTGAACAGAACCGAACGACGCCGCCCTCGGCCGAATCGAACGAGCTCAGCCGAACCAAGGCGAGACCGGCCCAACCTTGCGACCTCGACCGAACCGAGGCGAAGCTTACGAGGCTGCCTGAACCGAAGCGAGCTCCGCCCAAACACGCCGCCCGCTCGCGTGCCCGCTAATTAGCGCGAGTGCGGTCACAGCCTAATGAGCTCCTGCCCAAGCCCGCGCTGCCGTCCGTGTCCGTGCGATGGCCGGGCCGCCCGCGGGAcatggcagcaggagagccccGAGCTGTGCGAGTTTAACGTGAGGCGGCGCCGCTTTCCCGACCTCAGGGAGCCGAACCGAACCGAGCCGAGCCGCCCCGAACGCACAGAGCGGCTCCGAGTTCGGCCGAAGCGAGCCCAGCGTTGCCGAACAGGCGAATCTAGCTGAATGCAGCCGACAATAGCCGAGTTTAACAAAACGCAGCTGAATTTAGCCCAAGAGCCGACTCTAGCAGAGTGTCGCCTAACCGAGCCGAGCTCCGCCGAGCGCAGCAtcccgggcagggcggggcgCCGGGGCGGGCTCGGGGTGGAGCCGGGGCTCTGTGAGGCTTCCCCGCCTGTCCCTCTCTCTATCCCTCCTTTCTcgtcttctcctcctcttctctcgCTCCCTTTACCCCATTCCCTCGTCCCCGCAAGCCCGGCTCCTTTCTGTCCTGTCCCTACACCGCTCCTCCGTTCTattccccctctctccctcctctgtccaccctccctcttcccccctcccgggctttcccttcccttcccttcccttcccgctTTCCTCcacagccctccctccctgcctgccctttCTCATCCCCTACTATGGCTCCTCTCTTCCCgtcccccctttccttctttcccccgCAGCCGCGGGTGGAAAGGGTGAAAGCCGGGGTGCCGGAGAATAAAGCCCAGAGGGCCGGAGCCCGGCGCCCCTCGGCCCCTGCAGGAGTCCCCGCACGGGGCCGGAGGCTCTCGGCGGATCCCCCCGTGCCGGTCAGACAGCCCGCCCGACACCGCCGCACCTGCGGCTTTCCCGACATCCCGCTGATGAGAGTGGCCCCGCTCTGTGCCCTCCCGTCCCCGCCGTCCCTGTCACTCCCTCTCGCTGCCCCTCGCCCGTGACAGCGAGCCCGGGGAGGAACCTCAGCCTTCCGAGGGCTGCTCCCCTTTCTTGTTGCGGCAGAATCCCTTTCTGGGGGGATGTACGTGTGGAAAGGGCTTGACGGAAGCGCTGCGCTGCTGTCCAGGGCAGCTGGACTCGTTCTGTGCCTTCTTTGGGGGTGAGGAAAAGGGGGTGAAGGCTCGGGGCTCTGATGCCCTTTGGGGCACCCCAAGGTCCCTGGGAGAGGGAGCCACACTGGGGTGGATGAGCAGGTGGGTGGCGGGCGAGGGGGATCATGCTGGGTGCCGTCCCCCAGAGGGACCCAAAGCTGCCACCAAATTCACAGGGAGGGGTGGGTGTAGAATGCTAAAACCTGTCAAGTTATTCGTTTTTATAGGTAATGGTCAAGAATAGGAATTTGTCTCTAAATTCATTTGGGAAGAAACCCTCTCTCTATCCACTCTCTACCCAGGAATGTAGGAAACTCTGACTAGAGACGGGtagtagttttaaaatattgccCCAGTGTTTTTATCTAGGAATGAACCAAGCCGTGCCCTGAAACTgtaagagcagctgcaggggctgtaGGGAATAGAAAGGGCTCTCTGGCACCTTTTGCCTCTGTTCTCTGCCAGTCCCCAAATCGTGTCGCAGTCCCGGAAGAGGTGTTTGTCATCCAGAGTGCCAAAACAAAGACCTGTAAAATCCTAGCTCTGCCTTGTGTTTATTGTGGGCTTTTTTACTTCGTATTTATGTCATCacagaaagcagggaaagaaggaatgTGGCTGGTTCCCACTATTGCTGtgcaaagactttttttaaaggctGGTGTTCCTATATTCTCTTTTTCCACTCCAAACTTGActcttcccctcccttttcGAGGTCTGCTGTattgggtgtcccaaggagggctgggttcctcagGAGGGGCCTAAGGAGTTGGTGCcgattctgctttttctgaaggtgtatcaaagtGTGCTACCAGAATGACAGTTTTCTCCACTGGAAAGCTTTCCCTCACTGCCATCAGTGCACGAACGTGTTTTTATTGTGGAACCAGACGGACTGAGAAAAGCCAACGCCGTAGCAGGTTTCTGtttgctgtgtgtctgtgagaagcgggctGTGTGCTGGACAGGGAGAGGCGCTGTTGGAGCGTGGCA contains:
- the LOC132329668 gene encoding killer cell lectin-like receptor subfamily F member 1 isoform X2, which translates into the protein MGAAAGGAFGSIRSGGGTRSLASRRWSSVGNPAQGAISAGVKLYPRLSSQRLCQHSGCLGNQELVCSRQRDGACEQEKSESCPIPGAVNEPQHPQEGPAAGLPHLPGVQEASWHQQGDATCERAVSADVENGSCTRDGSVREPVSPQGTSAANKEDKRNLRRLLAPQVPVPPATPQCVLGCPSGWVGHNGVCYYFSRDYSTWEQAQERCSQLNASLAIAEDEEAMDLLFRLLGNGDFWLGLRRRGERLQWEDGSSYSSRVPVLGNSQCAYLADGNRFRSEFCSNERPYVCSKAQGPL
- the LOC132329668 gene encoding C-type lectin domain family 2 member D-related protein-like isoform X1, which gives rise to MGAAAGGAFGSIRSGGGTRSLASRRWSSVGNPAQGAISAGVKLYPRLSSQRLCQHSGCLGNQELVCSRQRDGACEQEKSESCPIPGAVNEPQHPQEGPAAGLPHLPGVQEASWHQQGDATCERAVSADVENGSCTRDGSVREPVSPQGTSAANKEDKRNLRRLLGERFRSHPVGTAALLILLLLVLVLALGVALAVQSAPQVPVPPATPQCVLGCPSGWVGHNGVCYYFSRDYSTWEQAQERCSQLNASLAIAEDEEAMDLLFRLLGNGDFWLGLRRRGERLQWEDGSSYSSRVPVLGNSQCAYLADGNRFRSEFCSNERPYVCSKAQGPL